A section of the Rhipicephalus sanguineus isolate Rsan-2018 chromosome 11, BIME_Rsan_1.4, whole genome shotgun sequence genome encodes:
- the LOC119375144 gene encoding crossover junction endonuclease MUS81-like, which produces MAKALATVTKLRRIKKKDPDPNPLFTKWLQEWKETAVASNSKLQHVYGKALKSLNKYPLVLKSGKEAKILEYFGDKLCNMLDKKLEEHRRENPDWCSPSDSAAPTVLDSTDEDDSQASASQDDATTSSGGGRAPAGKAKRKKADDAGPTAKKRGPRKYIPLPRSGAHAILVVLGQRRLQLKATWAGASSHDWMSKSDLIVAAQPLCDASFTQPLPDTHYTAWSSMATLIKKGLVTKQGCPARFSLTDEGEELACRLISPGTPPGSAASQVLNGDGIFTSSLSDEDASNGFPVVSLPPPPPLDSLRIVLLVDCSETTAVSQERFLRELRALDIPHEVRRLNVGDFVWVCRSEGGIHGRREWVLGPLVERKRTDDLAKSIVDGRFHEQKV; this is translated from the exons ATGGCGAAAGCTTTGGCAACGGTGACAAAACTGCGGCGCATCAAAAAGAAGGATCCCGATCCTAATCCCCTGTTCACGAAATGGCTTCAGGAGTGGAAGGAGACCGCCGTCGCCAGCAACAGCAAACTTCAGCACGTCTACGGCAAG GCATTAAAGTCACTGAACAAATACCCCCTGGTGCTGAAGAGCGGCAAAGAGGCAAAGATCTTGGAATACTTTG GCGACAAGCTCTGCAACATGCTCGACAAAAAGCTGGAAGAGCATCGGCGGGAGAACCCCGACTGGTGCTCGCCCTCTGACTCCGCGGCGCCTACAGTGTTGGACTCGACGGACGAGGACGACTCACAGGCGTCGGCTAGCCAGGATGACGCGACGACCTCTAGCGGCGGAGGACGGGCCCCCGCGGGCAAAGCGAAACGAAAGAAAGCGGACGATGCGGGTCCGACAGCCAAGAAGAGGGGACCGCGGAAGTACATTCCATTGCCGCGCAGTGGAGCCCACGCCATACTCGTGGTCCTGGGTCAGAGGCGACTGCAGCTCAAG GCTACCTGGGCGGGTGCCAGCAGTCATGACTGGATGAGCAAATCCGACCTCATCGTCGCAGCACAGCCTCTCTGCGACGCATCCTTCACGCAG CCCCTTCCAGATACCCACTACACAGCTTGGAGCAGCATGGCAACCTTGATCAAGAAGGGGCTCGTGACGAAGCAAGGTTGTCCAGCAAG GTTCAGCCTAACAGACGAAGGCGAGGAGCTGGCCTGCCGGCTGATATCGCCGGGAACACCTCCCGGATCGGCCGCTTCGCAGGTCCTGAATGGCGATGGCATCTTCACGTCGTCTTTATCGGACGAAGATGCATCGAACGGCTTCCCAGTCGTGTCGTTACCGCCCCCTCCGCCCCTGGATTCCCTGCGCATAGTTTTACTCgtcgactgcagtgaaaccacggCTGT TTCGCAGGAACGCTTCTTGCGTGAGCTGCGGGCATTGGACATCCCGCATGAGGTCCGGAGGCTCAATGTGGGCGACTTCGTTTGGGTGTGCCGGTCGGAGGGCGGCATACACGGCCGTCGGGAGTGGGTCCTTGGCCCCCTGGTGGAAAGGAAGCGGACCGATGACCTGGCAAAGAGCATCGTGGACGGCCGCTTTCACGAGCAGAAG GTGTGA
- the LOC119373685 gene encoding UPF0692 protein C19orf54 homolog, with the protein METYQRPMPPPPPPPPPSVSVYRQSGVVKAHDVKPHNTVHEVLERQLHRITAGTEEAAVVSRVLPVRPVLQDGPQCGLVALSMASQLLQDQPVSVEALFETAKSLQFTKKGEMFSVENMKTLAEACLQGTRTKIVRSEHREDIVRHLLEGKPVLIPYDSDGNFEPCLKNGHTAHWAVLHGICLVLRESPCIEDMLANVSEVDSKWPRIFYIHNMIPKEVLLKLTQLAESQQTGVFVYASQGKSRHVGLWELELLLRSNENLAHFTPKRDISEFVIPEGGVARGLSGQVLLFT; encoded by the exons ATGGAAACATACCAAAGACCTATGCCACCCcctccaccgccgccaccgccttCGGTATCAGTTTACAGGCAAAGCGGTGTGGTAAAAGCCCACGATGTCAAACCACACAATACAGTTCacgaagtgcttgaaagacaacTCCATCGCATAACGGCTGGCACCGAAGAAGCTGCCGTTGTGTCCAGGGTGTTGCCGGTGAGACCCGTTCTTCAAGACGGACCACA atgtGGGCTAGTAGCACTTAGCATGGCCTCACAGCTCCTGCAGGATCAACCAGTGAGTGTCGAGGCTCTTTTCGAAACGGCCAAGTCGCTTCAGTTCACCAAGAAAGGAGAGATGTTTTCAG TTGAAAACATGAAGACTCTAGCCGAGGCATGTCTGCAAGGGACTCGCACTAAAATTGTGCGCAGCGAGCATCGAGAAGATATCGTCAGACACCTGCTTGAGGGAAAGCCAGTGTTAATACC GTATGATTCTGACGGAAATTTCGAACCCTGCCTAAAAAATGGACACACAGCACACTGGGCTGTCCTTCATG GAATCTGCCTGGTTCTGCGTGAATCACCTTGCATCGAAGACATGCTGGCAAATGTTTCAGAGGTGGACTCGAAGTGGCCGAGGATTTTCTACATCCACAACATGATCCCCAAGGAAGTGTTACTAAAGCTCACCCAGCTAGCCGAGAGCCAGCAGACTGGTGTGTTTGTTTATGCTAGTCAGGGAAAGAGCAGGCACGTAGGTTTGTGGGAACTCGAGTTGCTGCTGAGAAGTAACGAGAACCTGGCGCATTTCACACCAAAGCGCGATATTTCCGAGTTTGTGATACCAGAGGGAGGTGTTGCCAGAGGGCTGTCTGGCCAGGTGCTTCTTTTCACATAG